The following are encoded together in the Jaculus jaculus isolate mJacJac1 chromosome 3, mJacJac1.mat.Y.cur, whole genome shotgun sequence genome:
- the LOC105944423 gene encoding coiled-coil domain-containing protein 68-like: MTTVTVTTELPPRNKREDNSALYKSTSAHIIEETEYVKKIRTTLEKIRAQMFKDEVVCNSTNHKVEMEHSKNIQNISDSRTDPPYLDLLMEKMRGKDLQLLEMNKENEVLKIKLEASREAGAAALRNVTQRLFENYQTQSEDMRKKHEDSKHLLQVNKLEKEQKLKHHVENMSQVAEKLEEKHCQIIELENLIQRMEKENKILLERKLSLEGKLLQLKSNAAYTKSCQELQCSFYLYFPDS; this comes from the coding sequence ATGACAACAGTGACAGTGACCACAGAACTTCCCCCAAGAAATAAGAGAGAAGATAATTCTGCCTTGTATAAGTCTACTTCAGCTCACATTATTGAAGAAACTGAGTATGTGAAAAAGATTCGAACTACTCTGGAAAAGATAAGAGCTCAAATGTTCAAAGATGAAGTTGTATGTAACAGTACAAATCACAAAGTAGAGATGGAGCACTCTAAGAACATTCAGAATATCTCAGACTCAAGAACAGACCCTCCCTATCTGGATTTGCTCATGGAAAAAATGAGAGGCAAAGACCTGCAgctcttagaaatgaacaagGAGAATGAAGTGTTGAAAATCAAGCTGGAAGCATCCAGAGAAGCAGGAGCAGCGGCTCTGAGAAACGTGACTCAGAGATTATTTGAGAACTACCAAACACAATCTGAAGACATGAGGAAAAAACACGAGGACAGTAAACATTTACTTCAGGTTAACAAGCTTGAGAAAGAACAAAAATTGAAGCATCATGTTGAAAATATGAGTCAAGTTGCTGAAAAACTTGAAGAAAAGCATTGTCAAATCATAGAGTTGGAGAATCTTATACAAAGAATGGAAAAGGAGAATAAAATACTCCTAGAAAGAAAATTGTCTTTGGAAGGCAAGCTGCTGCAACTCAAATCCAATGCTGCATATACTAAAAGTTGCCAGGAGCTTCAGtgtagtttttatttgtattttcctgatagCTAA